One part of the Stegostoma tigrinum isolate sSteTig4 chromosome 14, sSteTig4.hap1, whole genome shotgun sequence genome encodes these proteins:
- the LOC125457809 gene encoding C-C motif chemokine 20-like isoform X2: MQTVWVQLPHWLGHVDCCLRYSKKRLPFRLISGYVEQQSNEICDIDAIVFHTVGGQAVCANPDMVWVKMALKLLSKKLEEMSLD, translated from the exons ATGcaaacagtgtgggttcaactcCCGCACTGGCTGGGGCACG TGGACTGCTGTCTCCGGTATTCAAAGAAGCGGTTACCTTTTAGACTGATTTCTGGTTATGTGGAACAACAATCCAATGAGATCTGTGATATAGATGCAATTGT attccacactgtcggagggcaGGCAGTATGTGCAAATCCTGACATGGTTTGGGTGAAAATGGCATTGAAGTTGCTCAG CAAAAAACTGGAAGAAATGTCCCTTGATTGA
- the LOC125457809 gene encoding C-C motif chemokine 20-like isoform X1: MTALRNLAVAALFSLLVMNMLNDSVSAMDCCLRYSKKRLPFRLISGYVEQQSNEICDIDAIVFHTVGGQAVCANPDMVWVKMALKLLSKKLEEMSLD; the protein is encoded by the exons ATGACTGCTCTCAGGAACCTCGCAGTGGCTGCTTTATTTTCACTGTTGGTGATGAACATGCTCAATGACTCAGTCTCTGCGA TGGACTGCTGTCTCCGGTATTCAAAGAAGCGGTTACCTTTTAGACTGATTTCTGGTTATGTGGAACAACAATCCAATGAGATCTGTGATATAGATGCAATTGT attccacactgtcggagggcaGGCAGTATGTGCAAATCCTGACATGGTTTGGGTGAAAATGGCATTGAAGTTGCTCAG CAAAAAACTGGAAGAAATGTCCCTTGATTGA